The Larimichthys crocea isolate SSNF chromosome I, L_crocea_2.0, whole genome shotgun sequence genomic interval ACGAGCGAACTCCTGATAGCAAAAGTCAGGGTCTGTGATGAAACGCGTGGGGTCTGCAAAGCaaatcatctcctcctcttcttccataTCTAAAAAAAGACACGATGAAAGCAAAAGGAGATGGAGGGGAGGCAGACAGAGTGCGTCAGTGAGTGTGGCTGATGAGTGATAATTGCTCAAGTTTCACACCATGTGACCTAAATCTAACGCTCTCGAGATAAGCATCAGAACAAGTGTGAACATCTCggtagtttgtttgtgtgtttctgcggCTCGTCTGCCAAGTGGGTTACCTGTTTGCTGGAGTGTTTGGGTCTGCAGCAGgcgctcttctctcttttctcgcTCCTCCTGAGACTTCTGAATCCTCTCCTTTAAACACACGATGTCACAGCTGGAGTCCAGAGACTgtcgacaaaaaaaaaaagaagtaccaATCAAGTATCTCACAAGGAACGGACAGAACCTACAGATAAGAAATAATCTTAGCACACATCTGTCATCAGAAAATGCATTGTTCACCTCATATTTACACATCATATAACATTTACCACGGAGAAAAGCGTTTGGGCTGActgaactgtttttatttcacactttgaATTAcggtttcattttttatgtaaGAGGTTGTGTATGCTGCGTCTACATAAATGTCATATTGTCATGTAAACATCATCCTTAATGCTGAAATCCTTCTGAAATGTTCAcaagaaaatactgtataatcCTGCTGAAGTTATAGTTAGAAAATTAACCCATAAACcatttttgtattcatttaaatcgctttaaaagtaatttattattaaaacattctggtttctttgttttatttcacttttgagcttaattaaacaaaaaatgtgCTAATGTAAGACTTGTCCTTGTATTTTTTATAGACTAAAAGAATAACAGATTAATTGTATAAATCAATAATGAGATGAAATTGCAGCCCTAGTGAAGACTCTTTATAATTATaaaagatgattttatttatttatgtatgccTTGCCAGTTCATCTCAAATGAAGCAAGGATAGaagtagttttaaaaaatagtatTACGTTAAATATAAGCACATCATGTGAATACAGTGCTGAGAAAACAAAGCTGATGCACTTTGAGagtattataaatatttaagagACGAGGCGAGAGAAATAATTTTTCATTCTTCTcagctctctgtgtctgtgaacaAAATATATGTCTGATTTGTTACCCGTCGTCGTGTTTTGTGTTCGGAGGGAGTGGCGAGCGACTGAGGCACGTTGGTGTTGCCGTTGGCAGCATCAAAGGGGCAGAAGGTCGGCGGGGTACCATTAGGAGATTTGGAGAGCGGGACAAAGTCTGAGTCTGTGTCGCATccaaacacaaagctgcagagagagtGGCAGTGGGCCAGGATCACCACGGCCTGCACCAGCTCAGCCAGCGACCAGCACTGCTCGCCCGACTTTAGCAGCGTCTGGAGGAAACAGAGACAAGAGCTCAGAGTCAGACGGGACAATAAACTAGATaattttaatatctttttttatctgcataAATAATTCTGATTTCTGTAAGTGAAAACACTGTGTTGTACAGGTGTTAGGTGTGTTTAGTCTCTGCTTTGCTGCTCCTACCTGGATGTGTGAGCAGGCAGTCAGCCAGGGTTGGTGGGCCAAAACCTTATTGATGTGGTCAAGGAGTCGAAGGCGAGGGGGAGCTGCCTCCAAACCCTGCAACCACAGAGGGTCCCCACCCACCCTCAGAAACTGGGCCGAGTGCAGGTACACCAGATAGTTGCAGTGATGTCGTGCTGCAGCCTAGATGCCATGAGAAGAGGAAGTTGAGCAGACATTATTTTCCTTCAGTATTAAATAATACTCGTATAATCCTTGAAGAGCTCCTGGGTATGCATAAATAAGAGCAGCCTAGTCACTGACCATGATGGCGATGTAATGGCGGTATGGCAGCGGCAGGGGGCCGTCCATGTGCAGGATGTAGTGCTGTGTGCGCAGGAAGCTCTCCAAGTACTGAGGGTGAGAGGCCATCTGCTGGGACACGGCGTCCACACTCCCCGTGCTGACCAAAGCCTTCATGAAGAGCAGCGACACTCGCTCCTTCTCACCATTCACCATCACCTACAGAGAGCAGGGCACAGAGGAGGGACAGGGTTGGTCTGTGACGCTATCAGTTCCAATATCAGTGTCAAGACATCACACGGAGCACTTTGGGATTTATCTGACACAGAAATGGGTCGGTTAATCAACAAAGTAATCAGCAGATTCactgataaagaaaataaacgACCGTTGCAGCCATTGTCTTTGTCAAAGCGCCAGTGAGCAACACTGTGCTGTCCTTTGGGAGAAATATTAGAAGTAATTTTGGCTCAGGATAAGGTTTGACTTCAGCATCCGCACCATGTGATGGCTCAGACTGTGGACTGGAGTCATGTTCCACATCTTAAATCAGCAGAACAGAGGCGGTCTTGGAAGAACTGCAGCCGCGATGCTGTGATACCGGCGCCACTGGCAAGTGAGTGCATTCCTTACATTATTCTttctgcaaaacacaacaagcaaACAACAGCGCTCAGCTGGGAGCTCGGCGGCCGCACAGACATGGAGTCGTGTTGGCTACAGCGAGGCCTGATCAAGTCCACGgcgtcctttttttaaaatgtaggtgAAGCACCGTGGATCAACAGTTCTGTGAACTGAAAGTGTACGCGgtgaatcaaaacaaaaaatagcagaaaccaagggggaaaaaaacgcaCACAAAgttgttcttttaaaaaaaaaggggattTACATGCTGGGAGGAACCACAGATGAAGGAACTAATGTGAAAGTTGGGCTTAGGAGGCCTTAAAGAGGGAAGCTCCGCAGCAGCAAAGAAGTGGACgagaccaaacacacaaacatgagagcGACTGGCCTCAGGAGCCAGAGGCCAAAAGAAACAGACCCATGTGGAGAGGGAAGCTGGCCTGCCGTCATAGGCTCAGTCATTTATTACCTCTCTTCTCCATCATACAATGGCCTCTAGGAAAAGGTGTTCGGGAGCTGGGCCTCGGGGTGAGGGCCGAGTTCCCCCTGTATGAGAAACCTGAGTGCACAGCGCTGATCAAAGCCAAATGGTTCGCTGCAGTTTGAAGCAAACGAATGTTGGGCAAGACTTCTCcttttaacaacacacacacacacacacactgctgtctaGGATTATTACTGTCCTGTCAAATCACACCTCAACTTATGTCACAGATAGTCGGCATGAATGCCAGCTAGCCGGCCTTGTTACTTAATTTTAGCCCCCTACGGCTCTTTGACATTCAGCACCATGTTTATCTGGCTGATAGCTGCATGTGGTATTTCACTTCTCCCTGCAGTGGATGAGGGTTTCCTCCCGATCCTGCGAGAGGCTCCACCTCTCGACCTATATAGTCCACACTCAGATCTTGAAAGACATGTTAATATACTACTTAATCTGGTGTTTATATTCCCCTAATCTCATAGTTGATAtaaaacaagagaggaaaaatatttttaaagaaacaggaggataaaaaaaagcTCCAAGTGGACTCGGAGCAGCAATCAAAACAAGCTCGGACACAGTCCGGCAGCGTACATGGGAAGTGGACTGGAGGGTATGTAGAGCACACAGGTGGCTGCCAATCAAAGACCTATTGACAAGAGCACATTCAAACAAGTATCTCCCTGCAAACATAAGAGCTACTGATTAGTATGCTGAGCTGCAGAATCTAGGTTACCGCTCCATCAAGTACAAACTGGCTCGGACCAATGAAAGGAAGGGACACATGAGAGGCCTACAACTTACAGAAAACATGTCAAGGACATATCAAGTGAGGGAAACCACATAAACCATCTGATTATGGATGACCCGCACGAAACCGTTCAAAAAAACTGTTCTCAGACATATCTTTGGCGTGGCCTTACAGCAATTTTTTGTTACAGGCCGCAATAACATCAGCCGGCCGATGAATCATCTCGCTCTGGTAttgacgtgttttttttgtacttgtaCAGAATCTGTTTAATTCACTGAATAGACGTCCAAGAACTTTCAGATTTCAGAGCTtatgaaaaacaagacaagtaATATCCCACTGATGCTTTGACAAAACCTTATCTAAGTGGGACATCGTGCTCAACCCGGTGAATCCTGCTGAAGTGTATCGGAGCACGGCACAGctccagagctgcagagagtgaACATTTCTATATGAGGATTAATTCAGCAAAAGGTTACCGTTATAGTGGTTAGACCCAGTTAAAGCTGAAATGACAGACTTGTGTGTCGCACAGGGAGACTCGTGACCACACTGGACTTTACCGTGCTGCACAGCTGCATTATCGCCACAAATACATCGACAATCAGCTGAGACATTAATTATCTGAAAGCTAGTGAACATTGAATTCATTTAGATTTCAGCTGTGACAAGGAGAGTAAAACAGTCGAAACACTTACTCTGACACAGACTGGGGAGATGGGATTTGCCGTCACAcaatgaaaaaaggaaattggTGTTTTGTGAACTCGCATAAACATGTCTGGACAAATACGACACAAAGTCAAATTGAAACAGGAACTACAGACGAAGTGTGCGGACGCACAGCAGGAAATGACACATCCTTTAGCTTTAACTGCGTCTGCTGACACTGTAACACGAAAGCTAAAAATTAAAACTCGGCTAAATCTACAGTTCGAGACAAGATACAGTACgtttatgaaaaataaacccCAATTCTGACTCctgcatctctctttcttctgtccTGTAAAGCCATTTATGGGTCGAAGAAGCATTTTCATCAGAACTAATCAACGGCAGTGATTAATATACGTTAGGGAAAGGCGGTCTAGACAGACATCTTTTGTCAAAGCTATGTCCAGACATCCATCCACACCGCTTCATCTTTAATGCCTTCAAGCCACAAAGGCAGCACACAGCAGTACTTCTGATAAGGCGATATGCTCCTTATTGTCCAcccacatgaaaaaaaatacacccgcatgacaagaagaaaaaaaaaaagatctggtAACAAGCGAGTGTGGGTGGAtatataaagcaaaaaaaagggaacaaatAATCGTTTAGGCGACTGTGTGTTACAAAGTATATTTTTCACATGGGTGCAAACAGTCTGATACAGCACAGTACATAAAGGCTTTGTGCAAACAAACCAATTAATTCAGCTTACAGTACGCCCAGCAGCAACTGACTTTAAAACAAAGCTGTTTGTTCCTGGTCAAAAAACAAGCTTGAGGGTGACAAAGCTAGACACCAGTGTTGATATTAGAGCTGCTGT includes:
- the sesn4 gene encoding sestrin-3 isoform X1; translation: MFMRVHKTPISFFHCVTANPISPVCVRVMVNGEKERVSLLFMKALVSTGSVDAVSQQMASHPQYLESFLRTQHYILHMDGPLPLPYRHYIAIMAAARHHCNYLVYLHSAQFLRVGGDPLWLQGLEAAPPRLRLLDHINKVLAHQPWLTACSHIQTLLKSGEQCWSLAELVQAVVILAHCHSLCSFVFGCDTDSDFVPLSKSPNGTPPTFCPFDAANGNTNVPQSLATPSEHKTRRRSLDSSCDIVCLKERIQKSQEEREKREERLLQTQTLQQTDMEEEEEMICFADPTRFITDPDFCYQEFARREEDHFQVFRVQDYSWEDHGFSLVNRLYSDIGHLLDDRFRSVTTLPSLHSPDLKRAIWNYIHCVLGIRYDDYDYGEVNQLLERDLKLYIKAVACFPDATKTPVCPLSWAPLKTSERIHVNLLIMEARLQAELLYALRAITQYMIA
- the sesn4 gene encoding sestrin-3 isoform X2 — encoded protein: MIICTNKMEYPLRTQCQRVQKQVMVNGEKERVSLLFMKALVSTGSVDAVSQQMASHPQYLESFLRTQHYILHMDGPLPLPYRHYIAIMAAARHHCNYLVYLHSAQFLRVGGDPLWLQGLEAAPPRLRLLDHINKVLAHQPWLTACSHIQTLLKSGEQCWSLAELVQAVVILAHCHSLCSFVFGCDTDSDFVPLSKSPNGTPPTFCPFDAANGNTNVPQSLATPSEHKTRRRSLDSSCDIVCLKERIQKSQEEREKREERLLQTQTLQQTDMEEEEEMICFADPTRFITDPDFCYQEFARREEDHFQVFRVQDYSWEDHGFSLVNRLYSDIGHLLDDRFRSVTTLPSLHSPDLKRAIWNYIHCVLGIRYDDYDYGEVNQLLERDLKLYIKAVACFPDATKTPVCPLSWAPLKTSERIHVNLLIMEARLQAELLYALRAITQYMIA